One genomic segment of Rubripirellula amarantea includes these proteins:
- the yajC gene encoding preprotein translocase subunit YajC has protein sequence MTPLVTESIASFSGRSDAWTSVQLVAQGSAALFAQAPAAEPGPSFLSPLTLVAGFFFLFYFIVIAPERRKKAEEAKMMASLKKNDRVVTIGGIHGVVAAISESDGIVTLKVDESGNARIRVNRSAIGQIVTPKDAKDEKEATT, from the coding sequence GTGACCCCTTTAGTTACCGAATCCATTGCTAGTTTTTCTGGCCGATCAGACGCTTGGACCTCCGTCCAACTGGTCGCCCAAGGCTCTGCTGCGCTATTTGCCCAGGCCCCTGCCGCCGAGCCAGGCCCTAGCTTTCTGTCGCCGCTGACGCTTGTCGCGGGTTTCTTTTTCCTTTTCTACTTCATTGTGATCGCTCCGGAACGTCGCAAAAAAGCGGAAGAAGCCAAGATGATGGCGTCACTGAAGAAGAACGACCGTGTTGTCACCATCGGTGGCATCCATGGTGTGGTCGCGGCAATCTCCGAAAGCGATGGCATTGTCACCCTCAAAGTTGACGAAAGTGGCAACGCTCGCATCCGAGTCAATCGCTCGGCGATCGGCCAGATTGTGACGCCTAAGGACGCGAAGGACGAAAAAGAAGCCACCACCTAG
- a CDS encoding thioredoxin family protein, producing MRKTFLSLLTTATVFLTGAGYAQAEIAWESSLRKAHDKASSEGKLLLLHFTRDNCVYCDKLEEGAFKTDTVSQAVAANFVPMKVNVSDSAGNKKLGEMFKVDRFPMDVVVTTDGKALVHTISPQDPNQYVAMLAKTLPTQAPVQQSAPQTQIAKAPAPQYTAPQQTSPQTAPAGPTGGDTWALPNPTAGAGVAASTVSSRSNGMSLSMPSQAPASASIAPPVAAATKAPSQKVSRSSKSPELAMDGYCPVTVVNESRWVEGKPDFGVIHLGKLYLFDSKQAMATFLIDPIPYTPVLNEIDVVRFFEERKIVKGKREFAMQDPVNKRMFFFADEDAMIHFENEWGRYVGAAIQVMDKAVKESNPGS from the coding sequence ATGCGAAAGACCTTCCTCTCCCTGCTGACTACCGCGACCGTCTTTTTGACGGGGGCCGGATACGCACAAGCCGAAATTGCTTGGGAAAGCAGCCTACGAAAGGCTCACGATAAAGCGTCCAGCGAAGGAAAGCTTCTTCTGCTGCACTTCACTCGCGACAATTGCGTTTATTGCGACAAGTTAGAGGAGGGAGCTTTCAAGACGGATACCGTCTCTCAAGCCGTCGCCGCCAACTTCGTTCCAATGAAGGTCAATGTCAGCGACAGTGCTGGCAATAAGAAACTCGGCGAGATGTTCAAAGTGGACCGCTTTCCCATGGATGTCGTCGTGACAACGGACGGAAAGGCTCTCGTTCACACGATTAGCCCTCAAGATCCGAACCAATACGTCGCGATGCTCGCTAAAACATTGCCGACTCAGGCACCGGTTCAGCAATCAGCGCCACAAACTCAGATTGCCAAGGCTCCAGCTCCCCAATACACAGCACCCCAGCAAACATCACCTCAAACGGCACCCGCTGGTCCTACTGGTGGCGATACTTGGGCACTTCCCAATCCAACCGCCGGCGCAGGTGTTGCCGCATCGACGGTCAGCAGTCGCAGCAACGGAATGTCGCTTTCGATGCCTTCCCAGGCTCCGGCATCGGCTTCCATCGCACCTCCAGTCGCCGCCGCCACCAAGGCACCAAGCCAAAAGGTCAGCCGCAGCAGCAAGTCACCTGAATTGGCCATGGATGGTTACTGTCCTGTGACGGTCGTGAACGAATCGCGATGGGTGGAAGGCAAGCCAGACTTCGGTGTCATTCACCTGGGCAAGCTGTACCTCTTCGACAGCAAGCAGGCGATGGCGACCTTCTTGATTGATCCCATCCCTTACACTCCGGTCTTGAACGAAATCGACGTCGTGCGTTTCTTCGAGGAACGGAAGATCGTGAAGGGTAAGCGAGAATTCGCGATGCAAGATCCAGTCAACAAGCGAATGTTCTTCTTTGCCGATGAAGACGCGATGATTCACTTCGAAAACGAGTGGGGCCGCTACGTCGGTGCCGCGATTCAAGTGATGGACAAGGCCGTTAAGGAATCCAATCCAGGTTCCTGA
- a CDS encoding DUF4259 domain-containing protein, translating into MSTWGPRTFEDDFACDWLEDLEDSDPISFFTHCLDLSDQDALNFVACVGVLGTSELIHGVLAEPREKMPEQALSWIENHENLADELKALVPAAIAGIDRVLKTSSAMRMRWQDAGEIHHSTWIGEVLELQNGLKAI; encoded by the coding sequence ATGAGCACTTGGGGCCCACGCACCTTTGAAGACGATTTCGCCTGCGATTGGTTGGAGGACCTTGAAGATTCCGATCCTATCTCATTCTTCACGCACTGCCTGGACTTGTCTGACCAGGATGCATTGAACTTCGTGGCCTGCGTCGGAGTCCTGGGCACGTCGGAACTAATTCACGGTGTTCTCGCCGAGCCGCGTGAAAAGATGCCTGAGCAAGCATTATCGTGGATCGAGAATCACGAGAACCTAGCTGATGAACTCAAAGCACTGGTTCCAGCCGCCATCGCGGGAATCGATCGCGTGCTGAAGACTTCGTCGGCGATGCGAATGCGATGGCAAGATGCTGGCGAGATACACCACAGCACTTGGATTGGTGAAGTTCTGGAATTGCAAAACGGGCTGAAAGCGATTTAG
- a CDS encoding DUF1598 domain-containing protein, whose product MDFSALLKWHAQPNRLITLTKRVSLGSLGVIALAASLHAGLIGGLGNQNSVGGVMVDAAGIVRDATIDEKRELAEMLRQHTKQVQGDLANEASLRMVSLKGLQQAIVEAKQSGNPIPAEVEYLAGLQQIDYVFVDAENSDIVIAGPAEPWKLRDDGHVVGSITGGSVMRLADLAVAIGGVERAANEPISCSIEPTAEGRRRLQTMLRKVKLRPGENPVGLEASMKEAYGPQMIHLTGVPLDSRYARTMVAADFEMKRVAMGLVDSPIAQLPSYLEMSRNSAHGPGQNPRWWMACDYTELAKTEDAMAWKIAGNRVKTLTEQDLVNADGSVKGAGKTDKVAQAWADKMNASLPELISAMPIFSDLQNVMDVTVLATLIRQEGLARKAGLDLSVLEGSIELAAYDVPRSVSPQCSFIRGRKGWVVTASGGVDINAFEVVEKQVVAPEVATEASAALAARNDGWWWNGK is encoded by the coding sequence ATGGATTTTTCTGCACTGCTAAAGTGGCACGCTCAGCCAAATCGACTCATCACCCTGACAAAGCGTGTGAGCTTGGGTTCCCTTGGCGTGATAGCGCTGGCAGCGTCCTTGCACGCCGGCTTGATCGGTGGTCTGGGCAACCAGAACAGTGTTGGGGGCGTGATGGTTGACGCGGCGGGCATTGTGCGAGATGCCACGATTGACGAAAAACGTGAACTCGCCGAAATGCTTCGCCAACACACCAAACAGGTCCAAGGCGACTTGGCCAACGAAGCATCGCTGCGAATGGTTTCGCTAAAAGGATTGCAACAAGCGATCGTCGAAGCCAAACAATCGGGCAACCCCATCCCTGCCGAAGTCGAATACTTGGCCGGATTGCAACAAATTGACTATGTGTTCGTTGACGCTGAAAACTCAGACATCGTGATCGCCGGTCCGGCTGAACCATGGAAGCTTCGTGACGACGGACACGTTGTGGGCTCAATCACCGGTGGCTCAGTGATGCGTTTGGCCGATCTTGCGGTCGCAATCGGTGGAGTCGAACGGGCTGCGAATGAGCCGATCAGTTGCTCGATCGAACCAACCGCCGAGGGACGCCGACGATTGCAAACCATGCTTCGCAAAGTGAAGCTTCGTCCCGGCGAAAACCCCGTGGGCTTGGAAGCGTCGATGAAGGAGGCTTATGGCCCGCAAATGATCCACCTTACCGGCGTGCCATTGGATTCACGCTACGCTCGCACCATGGTTGCGGCCGACTTCGAAATGAAGCGTGTCGCAATGGGTTTGGTTGATTCCCCGATTGCTCAACTTCCCAGCTACCTTGAAATGAGCCGCAATAGCGCTCATGGCCCCGGTCAAAACCCACGTTGGTGGATGGCTTGCGACTATACCGAACTGGCCAAAACCGAAGACGCTATGGCTTGGAAAATCGCTGGCAACCGCGTCAAAACTCTCACCGAGCAAGACTTGGTAAACGCAGATGGCAGCGTGAAAGGTGCGGGCAAGACCGACAAGGTAGCTCAGGCCTGGGCCGACAAGATGAACGCCAGCCTTCCTGAATTGATTTCCGCGATGCCGATCTTCTCTGACCTGCAGAACGTGATGGACGTGACCGTGTTGGCCACCCTGATTCGTCAAGAAGGACTCGCTCGCAAAGCCGGCTTGGACCTGTCGGTCTTGGAAGGATCGATTGAACTAGCTGCTTACGACGTTCCTCGCAGCGTTTCACCGCAATGCAGCTTCATTCGCGGCCGCAAGGGCTGGGTCGTCACCGCTTCGGGTGGTGTCGATATCAATGCATTCGAAGTCGTCGAAAAGCAAGTCGTTGCTCCCGAAGTCGCGACCGAAGCTTCCGCAGCATTGGCCGCTCGCAACGATGGTTGGTGGTGGAACGGCAAATAA
- a CDS encoding sigma 54-interacting transcriptional regulator — protein MSSSAYLVLRSAGRWSDVFRLSPPAQAILGRSSQSQIVLRSERASRQHARIYWHPGDRDGDGAGWMIEDLGSRNGTFVDGTQITAPTLLTDPVEINVAGFTIRFTHHINAAPASEKSEAQATDDQLTMEFDPSAITDRRSKSRYLENDPTASPGSASAASAAGLSSRRLLQLAFALARTDSFESLVEETLNALDQHLILDSAGVYASQAASSVIDMPLVGTRQNGTRSYRRPPDSLLQTIEGENSEATLARNILGDSTLATENSRGVIDVESLIIAPVRDTDAILRGFIHVTTTGGQDPLSSEDLEFVVAAAQILAESIRSLGQQVQLSRSLDRSRKQVELLQRQVSDKVRLVGRSKLIRSVIDKIGLAAPTNTTILVRGESGVGKELVAAALHHASTRRDGPLVCLNCAALSPTLLESELFGHEKGAFTGATDQKAGKFETADTGTLMLDEIGEMSAEVQAKFLRVLEGHAFERVGGHESIKVDVRVVAATNRDLQDMVRQGTFRQDLYYRLNVVEIVVPPLRERADDALLIADYFLNKFNLETGRKIEGFTAAAKRALLDYSWPGNIRELKNVVERAVVLNTKNEIDVSDLALSQTPMPSGPSATSLTSDVNLTLAELERAHIERVLRHTEGNKTQAAKSLGIERSTLDRKLKRWSE, from the coding sequence TTGTCTTCATCCGCCTACCTTGTGCTTCGATCCGCCGGCCGCTGGAGTGACGTGTTCCGGCTTTCGCCACCCGCCCAGGCGATTCTGGGCCGGTCTTCGCAAAGCCAAATCGTGCTCCGAAGTGAGCGAGCCAGTCGCCAGCATGCTCGGATTTATTGGCATCCCGGCGATCGCGATGGGGATGGGGCCGGCTGGATGATCGAAGATCTCGGCAGCCGCAATGGGACCTTCGTCGATGGAACCCAGATCACCGCGCCGACATTGTTGACCGATCCGGTGGAAATCAACGTCGCTGGATTTACCATTCGATTCACTCATCACATCAACGCAGCGCCCGCGAGCGAGAAGTCCGAGGCTCAAGCCACCGACGATCAGCTAACCATGGAGTTCGATCCATCAGCGATCACAGATCGTCGCAGCAAGAGCCGGTATTTGGAAAATGATCCGACGGCATCGCCCGGCAGTGCTTCGGCGGCCAGTGCGGCTGGGTTGTCGAGTCGTCGACTGTTGCAGCTCGCCTTCGCGCTCGCTCGCACCGATTCATTTGAGTCGTTGGTCGAAGAAACGCTCAATGCATTGGATCAACATCTGATACTTGATTCGGCCGGGGTCTACGCTTCGCAAGCTGCTTCCAGCGTGATCGACATGCCGCTTGTTGGTACGCGGCAAAACGGAACGCGTTCTTATCGTCGTCCGCCAGATTCGCTGTTGCAAACCATCGAGGGCGAAAACAGCGAGGCGACGTTGGCACGGAACATCCTCGGCGATTCAACGCTGGCGACCGAGAATAGTCGTGGTGTGATTGATGTCGAGAGTCTGATCATTGCACCGGTGCGTGACACCGACGCGATCCTTCGAGGATTTATCCACGTCACTACCACTGGCGGGCAAGATCCCTTGTCGAGTGAGGACCTTGAATTTGTGGTCGCCGCAGCGCAAATCCTGGCTGAGTCGATCCGTTCACTCGGACAGCAAGTTCAACTGTCACGTTCGCTTGATCGCAGTCGCAAGCAGGTGGAGCTGTTGCAGCGTCAGGTCAGCGACAAGGTCCGCTTGGTTGGACGTTCGAAGCTAATCCGCAGCGTGATCGACAAAATTGGCCTCGCCGCACCGACGAACACCACAATCTTGGTTCGAGGTGAATCGGGAGTTGGGAAAGAATTGGTGGCTGCGGCGCTGCATCATGCGAGCACGCGACGTGATGGACCATTGGTGTGTTTGAACTGTGCCGCGCTATCGCCAACACTACTCGAAAGTGAATTGTTTGGTCATGAAAAAGGTGCGTTCACAGGAGCTACTGATCAAAAGGCGGGCAAGTTCGAAACCGCCGATACCGGAACTCTGATGCTTGACGAAATTGGCGAGATGAGCGCCGAGGTGCAGGCAAAGTTCCTTCGAGTCCTTGAAGGTCATGCCTTCGAACGAGTGGGCGGACACGAATCGATCAAGGTTGACGTGCGAGTGGTCGCCGCGACCAACCGCGATCTTCAGGACATGGTTCGCCAAGGAACTTTCCGGCAAGATTTGTACTATCGGCTGAACGTTGTCGAGATCGTGGTGCCGCCGCTGCGTGAACGAGCGGACGATGCGCTGCTGATCGCTGACTACTTCCTCAACAAATTCAACCTCGAAACTGGCCGCAAGATCGAAGGCTTCACTGCGGCAGCCAAGCGAGCGTTGTTAGATTATTCGTGGCCGGGCAACATTCGTGAGCTGAAGAATGTTGTTGAGCGTGCGGTTGTGCTCAATACGAAAAACGAGATCGATGTTTCCGATCTAGCGTTATCGCAGACGCCGATGCCGAGTGGTCCATCCGCCACATCACTTACGAGCGACGTCAATCTTACGCTCGCCGAACTGGAACGCGCTCACATTGAACGAGTGCTTCGGCATACGGAAGGCAACAAGACTCAGGCGGCCAAGTCGCTTGGTATCGAACGCAGTACGCTCGATCGGAAGTTAAAGCGTTGGTCCGAGTGA
- a CDS encoding polyprenol monophosphomannose synthase — translation MPNAATVADLAPPPTGRVLIGVCTLNEAANIESLLTHLRMALPDADILIVDDNSPDGTAAIANRSAEHDARIRVDVRTARGLGGAIRHAMQAAIDGDYEWFVNLDGDFSHNPADIPRLLDAATHQTTHSTKSGGRDVSSNAAATNDAVTINSATNRSVTNNSANSAASNQPADEQPTANGKPQREIDVVIGSRYVDGGSIVGWPLRRKIMSHLVNRFATLCLRLPVRDCSGSMRCYRVQKLKEAGADNLVSNGYSVLEEILIRLKQVKAHMIEVPITFTDRTLGESKLTSREAIRSMGQMVKLALKQ, via the coding sequence ATGCCAAACGCCGCCACCGTCGCCGATCTAGCACCTCCACCCACGGGAAGAGTTCTGATCGGTGTTTGCACGCTCAATGAGGCCGCGAATATCGAGAGCTTGCTGACGCATTTGCGAATGGCGTTGCCCGACGCCGATATCTTGATCGTCGACGACAATTCGCCCGATGGCACCGCGGCGATCGCGAACCGAAGCGCCGAACATGACGCTCGGATCCGAGTCGACGTTCGCACGGCGCGTGGACTTGGTGGAGCGATCCGACACGCCATGCAAGCGGCTATCGATGGCGACTATGAATGGTTCGTCAACCTGGATGGCGACTTCAGTCACAACCCCGCCGACATACCGAGACTGCTGGATGCAGCAACTCATCAGACAACGCATTCAACGAAATCGGGTGGCCGCGACGTGAGCAGTAACGCAGCAGCGACTAATGACGCGGTGACGATCAACTCGGCGACAAATAGATCGGTGACTAATAACTCAGCAAACAGCGCAGCTTCAAACCAACCAGCCGATGAACAACCTACCGCCAACGGTAAACCTCAACGTGAAATCGACGTGGTGATTGGCTCGCGATACGTCGACGGTGGCTCCATTGTGGGATGGCCGCTGAGACGAAAGATCATGAGCCATCTGGTCAATCGATTTGCCACGCTGTGCTTGCGATTGCCAGTTCGAGATTGCAGCGGTTCGATGCGTTGCTATCGAGTTCAGAAACTCAAGGAAGCTGGTGCCGACAACTTGGTGAGCAACGGCTATTCGGTACTGGAAGAGATCTTGATTCGGCTGAAACAAGTCAAAGCTCACATGATCGAAGTGCCAATCACGTTCACCGATCGAACGCTCGGCGAAAGCAAACTGACATCACGCGAGGCCATTCGATCGATGGGGCAAATGGTGAAACTAGCGTTGAAGCAATAA
- a CDS encoding inositol monophosphatase family protein, with protein MDQHHLDIAIRAARAGARELMARRDDRVVREKAPKDLVTDADLASQEAVRKILLDACEGYAFVGEEEGETQPPDAVRKGDDDAPPCWVVDPLDGTVNYVHRLQSFAVSIGLYAKGKMRLGVIYDPVSGEMFTAFEGGGAFCNGKPIKVSGQSDLSDSLVACSFPAGIKKTDPEVGKFVNVLEQCRSLRRLGSCALNMCYVAAGRLDSYWATAVSPWDSAAGTVIAREAGAVITAYDGGEFDDWNPRFCVSGSLPLHQSMVALLKSDSIT; from the coding sequence GTGGACCAGCATCATCTTGACATTGCCATCCGTGCGGCTCGAGCAGGTGCGAGGGAGTTGATGGCGCGTCGCGATGATCGAGTCGTTCGCGAAAAGGCGCCCAAGGATTTGGTGACCGACGCGGATTTAGCATCCCAAGAAGCCGTGCGTAAGATTTTGCTCGACGCATGCGAAGGCTACGCATTTGTGGGGGAAGAGGAAGGCGAGACCCAGCCACCCGACGCAGTGCGAAAGGGCGACGACGACGCTCCGCCATGTTGGGTAGTCGATCCTCTCGATGGGACGGTCAACTACGTTCATCGACTTCAATCGTTCGCTGTTTCGATTGGTCTGTACGCCAAAGGCAAGATGCGGCTGGGGGTAATTTACGATCCGGTTTCTGGCGAGATGTTCACGGCTTTCGAAGGCGGGGGAGCGTTTTGTAATGGCAAGCCCATCAAGGTGAGCGGTCAAAGTGATTTATCGGACTCGTTGGTCGCTTGTAGCTTTCCCGCCGGAATCAAAAAAACAGACCCCGAGGTCGGGAAGTTCGTCAACGTTCTTGAGCAGTGCCGGTCGCTTCGACGGCTTGGGTCGTGTGCACTCAACATGTGCTATGTTGCCGCAGGTCGATTGGATTCCTATTGGGCGACCGCCGTGTCACCATGGGACTCGGCGGCAGGAACAGTCATTGCCCGCGAGGCAGGGGCAGTCATTACCGCCTACGACGGTGGTGAATTCGACGACTGGAATCCACGGTTCTGCGTTTCGGGTTCGTTGCCACTTCACCAATCGATGGTTGCGTTGCTGAAGTCGGACTCGATTACTTAG
- a CDS encoding citrate synthase — translation MSKSDNLDVMDAGTVKMIIGDREIEMPLVEGSEGEKGIDISKLRASTGLITLDDGFVNTGSTRSAITFLDGEKGILRYRGYPIEELAAKSDFVEVAYLLIYGDLPTPVQAEAFRSGIRDHTMIHEDMRSFYNGFPRDAHPMAILSSVVGALSTFYQDSMDPNDADQVEISIYRLLAKLPTIAAYSYKKSMGQPFIYPNNELSYCENFLHMMFATPAHEYMVDPDFAEALNLLLIVHADHEQNCSTSTVRMVGSSNANLFASISAGIGALWGPLHGGANEACVNMLDQIAKDGGDVKKYVDMAKDKENGFRLMGFGHRVYKNFDPRATIIKASCEKLLKKLNLDDPLFHVAQELQEVALRDEYFIERKLYPNVDFYSGVIYRALGIPVQMFTVLFAIGRLPGWIAHWREMHANPGSRINRPRQIYTGATEREFVSIEKR, via the coding sequence ATGAGTAAATCAGACAACTTGGATGTAATGGACGCCGGCACCGTAAAGATGATCATTGGTGATCGAGAAATCGAGATGCCACTGGTCGAAGGTAGTGAGGGCGAGAAGGGCATCGATATCAGTAAGTTGCGTGCTTCGACTGGCTTGATCACGCTCGACGATGGCTTCGTCAACACCGGTTCGACTCGCTCTGCCATCACTTTTCTCGATGGTGAAAAAGGAATCCTGCGATATCGCGGATACCCCATCGAAGAGTTGGCGGCAAAGAGTGACTTTGTCGAAGTCGCGTATCTCTTGATCTACGGCGACCTACCCACCCCGGTCCAGGCGGAAGCGTTTCGTTCGGGGATTCGTGATCACACGATGATTCACGAAGACATGCGTTCGTTTTACAACGGGTTCCCTCGTGATGCTCACCCGATGGCGATCTTGTCGAGTGTGGTGGGAGCGTTGTCGACGTTCTACCAAGATTCGATGGATCCTAACGACGCCGATCAGGTTGAAATCTCGATCTACCGGTTGCTCGCCAAGCTGCCAACGATTGCGGCTTACAGCTACAAGAAGTCGATGGGTCAGCCATTCATTTACCCGAACAATGAATTGAGCTACTGCGAGAACTTCTTGCACATGATGTTTGCGACTCCGGCGCACGAGTACATGGTCGACCCGGACTTCGCCGAAGCGTTGAATTTGTTGTTGATCGTTCACGCCGACCACGAACAAAATTGCAGCACGTCGACGGTCCGCATGGTTGGTAGTAGTAACGCGAACTTGTTTGCATCAATCTCGGCCGGTATCGGCGCCCTTTGGGGGCCCTTGCACGGTGGAGCCAACGAAGCGTGCGTGAACATGCTTGATCAAATCGCCAAGGACGGTGGTGACGTCAAGAAGTACGTCGATATGGCCAAGGACAAAGAAAACGGTTTCCGCTTAATGGGATTCGGTCACCGGGTCTACAAGAACTTTGATCCGCGTGCGACGATCATCAAGGCAAGCTGCGAGAAATTGTTGAAGAAGCTGAACTTGGATGATCCGCTGTTCCATGTCGCGCAAGAGTTGCAGGAAGTCGCACTGCGAGACGAGTACTTCATCGAACGCAAGCTCTATCCCAACGTCGACTTTTATTCCGGCGTGATCTATCGCGCTCTTGGAATTCCCGTTCAGATGTTTACCGTGCTGTTCGCAATTGGACGTCTGCCGGGATGGATTGCTCACTGGCGTGAAATGCACGCGAACCCTGGAAGTCGCATCAACCGCCCTCGCCAAATCTACACCGGGGCGACCGAGCGTGAGTTTGTCAGTATCGAAAAACGATAG
- the moaA gene encoding GTP 3',8-cyclase MoaA, producing MSLSVSKNDSSPYPLVDRFGRVHRSVRLSVTDRCNIRCFYCMPEHDAVFAPREQLLTFEELHRLTSLLVTQMGVNRVRITGGEPLVRRELPTLIQMLAGIPGLEDLSLTTNGVLLAEHADALRDAGLQRLNISLDTLDESTFQRISRRSGLAKVIEGIDAAIAAGFQSVKLNALAIAGVSEPEITRLAEFAIDRGVSIRFIEFMPLDSDRDWTSAKVLTGDRLLAILRERFGEVTPIQRADQSQPSEDFLVGRGRVGIIRSVSEPFCGSCDRLRITADGSMRNCLFASEETPLRELMRSGAHDQVLADQIASCVAAKKAAHGIDDASFSPPIRPMYSIGG from the coding sequence GTGAGTTTGTCAGTATCGAAAAACGATAGTTCGCCGTACCCGCTCGTCGATCGGTTTGGACGTGTCCACCGTAGCGTTCGATTGAGCGTTACGGATCGTTGCAACATCCGATGCTTCTATTGCATGCCCGAGCACGATGCCGTGTTCGCGCCGCGCGAACAATTGCTGACCTTCGAAGAACTCCATCGACTGACTTCTTTGTTGGTCACTCAGATGGGTGTCAACCGAGTGCGGATCACTGGCGGTGAACCCCTGGTGCGACGAGAGCTACCCACGCTGATCCAAATGTTGGCGGGGATTCCGGGACTGGAAGACTTGTCGTTGACGACCAACGGAGTGCTGCTTGCTGAACACGCCGATGCGCTGCGTGACGCCGGCTTGCAGCGGCTCAACATCAGTCTCGATACGCTCGACGAATCGACGTTCCAACGAATATCGCGGCGTTCTGGTTTGGCTAAAGTGATCGAAGGAATCGATGCCGCGATTGCCGCCGGCTTCCAAAGCGTGAAGCTAAACGCACTGGCGATTGCTGGGGTGAGCGAACCGGAAATCACTCGCTTGGCCGAGTTTGCGATCGACCGAGGTGTCTCCATTCGTTTTATCGAGTTCATGCCACTCGACAGCGATCGCGATTGGACGTCCGCGAAAGTGCTAACGGGTGATCGGCTGCTCGCAATCTTGCGCGAACGTTTCGGCGAAGTGACACCTATACAACGAGCCGATCAATCTCAACCGTCGGAAGACTTCTTGGTTGGGCGTGGACGCGTCGGAATTATTCGTTCGGTTAGCGAACCGTTTTGCGGTTCTTGCGATCGATTGAGAATCACCGCGGATGGATCAATGCGAAACTGTCTCTTTGCGAGTGAAGAGACCCCGCTTCGCGAATTGATGCGGTCGGGAGCCCACGATCAGGTCTTAGCTGACCAAATCGCGTCATGTGTGGCAGCCAAGAAAGCGGCTCACGGCATCGATGATGCCTCGTTCTCGCCACCTATCCGCCCGATGTATTCGATTGGCGGATAG
- a CDS encoding EF-hand domain-containing protein translates to MKRNPIRTAVLASLLAGLSTSTVLADPPETGSEKGPRDRGARREGGPGRGGPGGGGGPEGFGRMIQMLPIYKALDVDQDGTISSDEINNAVAALKTLDKDNDGSLSANELRPTMMGNRGGGPGGPGGPGGREGMSRQGRGGPEMVAKMFENRDADGDGKLSGDEIPEAMSGRLARIDADGDGSLSKEELTKAMSRMGGGGQGRRGDRNGDGGGEPGGDRPKRPATE, encoded by the coding sequence ATGAAACGCAATCCAATCCGCACTGCTGTGTTGGCGAGTTTGCTAGCTGGACTATCAACTTCAACGGTACTGGCCGACCCACCAGAAACGGGATCCGAAAAAGGACCACGAGACAGAGGCGCTCGTCGTGAAGGCGGCCCCGGACGCGGGGGACCTGGCGGCGGGGGTGGTCCCGAAGGCTTCGGACGAATGATCCAGATGCTGCCGATCTACAAGGCGCTCGATGTTGACCAAGACGGCACCATCAGTAGCGACGAAATTAACAATGCGGTCGCTGCCTTGAAAACGTTGGACAAAGACAATGACGGTTCGCTAAGTGCCAATGAACTGCGGCCTACCATGATGGGCAATCGCGGTGGTGGCCCGGGCGGACCAGGTGGGCCAGGTGGACGCGAAGGGATGTCACGCCAAGGTAGAGGCGGCCCTGAAATGGTTGCCAAGATGTTCGAAAACCGAGACGCCGATGGCGACGGAAAACTCAGCGGCGATGAGATTCCTGAAGCAATGTCAGGTCGTCTAGCACGCATCGACGCCGATGGTGATGGATCGCTTTCCAAGGAAGAACTCACCAAAGCGATGTCACGCATGGGCGGCGGTGGACAAGGTCGTCGTGGCGATCGAAATGGCGATGGCGGTGGCGAACCGGGTGGCGATCGTCCCAAGCGACCGGCCACCGAATAA